From one Neorhizobium galegae genomic stretch:
- the kduI gene encoding 5-dehydro-4-deoxy-D-glucuronate isomerase, giving the protein MTIDVRTRHAVHYNQSERMTSVDLRENFVIENLFVAGTLQAVYTHYDRMLVAGVTPTQEGLGVGSELARLVGADYLLERRELGLINIGGPGRVIADGKAYELLPMDGLYLGMGTKEIFFESDDPSVPAKFYINSAPAHAALPSRIVSSTEAIENNLGDSATSNKRKLYQYLHPKVLPTCQLLMGLTRLETGSVWNTMPAHLHDRRMEAYLYFEIPENAFVVHLMGRPAATNHLIIRNEQAVLSPPWSIHCGAGTGAYAFIWSMAGDNQSFTDMDMVDMKSLK; this is encoded by the coding sequence ATGACGATCGATGTCCGGACGCGCCATGCCGTTCACTACAACCAGTCGGAGCGTATGACGAGCGTGGACTTGCGCGAAAATTTCGTGATCGAAAATCTGTTTGTCGCGGGGACGCTGCAGGCCGTCTACACCCACTATGACCGCATGCTGGTGGCCGGTGTCACGCCGACACAGGAAGGCCTCGGCGTCGGCAGTGAATTGGCCAGACTCGTCGGCGCAGACTATCTGCTGGAGCGTCGCGAGCTAGGCCTCATCAATATCGGCGGACCCGGCCGCGTCATCGCCGACGGCAAAGCTTACGAGCTCCTGCCAATGGACGGACTCTATCTCGGCATGGGAACGAAGGAGATCTTCTTCGAGAGCGACGACCCGTCGGTGCCCGCGAAATTTTATATCAACAGTGCGCCGGCGCACGCCGCCTTACCCTCGCGGATCGTCAGCAGCACAGAAGCGATCGAGAACAATCTCGGCGACAGTGCCACGTCGAACAAGCGCAAGCTTTACCAGTATCTGCATCCGAAAGTGCTGCCGACCTGCCAGCTGCTGATGGGGCTGACCCGGCTGGAGACCGGCAGCGTCTGGAATACCATGCCGGCGCATCTGCATGACCGGCGGATGGAGGCCTATCTCTATTTCGAGATCCCGGAAAACGCCTTCGTCGTTCACCTGATGGGCCGGCCGGCGGCGACCAACCATCTGATCATCCGCAATGAACAGGCCGTGCTCTCGCCGCCCTGGTCGATCCATTGCGGCGCCGGCACCGGCGCCTACGCCTTCATCTGGAGCATGGCCGGAGACAACCAGTCCTTCACCGACATGGACATGGTGGATATGAAGAGCCTCAAATAG
- a CDS encoding LacI family DNA-binding transcriptional regulator encodes MKNRGRVTLQTIACEVGLSKYAVSRSLSGKSGVSEETRERIRETALRLGYSRPASQTAPGDIAVVFHDLDPVNSELHMQIQNGVQAEAHRLGMALRMLWTHSQGQLEELARTCAGLLLVGPHDREAIRAAMATGTPIIRFGWVDPLEDADQVSGTDHEAGQAVIQYLIDLGHRSIAYIYGTPGYRGRRERFYGAREIAERHPDVTLHVVQFEEENGFAEAYRALKEKGDRPTAFFCAHDGLALTVVSELLGQGYRIPDDVSVVGFGDFSPAKQISPALTTVRMEGQECGAVGLRLLLERIETPRQPGTPARRVQVASRIIERRSTSPCKDPTHPSDHTVFRQEPRIVPV; translated from the coding sequence ATGAAAAACAGGGGGCGGGTTACCTTACAGACCATCGCGTGCGAGGTTGGCCTTTCGAAATATGCGGTGTCCAGATCGTTGTCGGGCAAGAGCGGCGTCAGCGAGGAAACCCGCGAGCGGATCCGCGAAACAGCCCTGCGTCTCGGCTATAGCAGGCCTGCCAGCCAGACCGCGCCGGGCGATATCGCGGTCGTGTTTCACGACCTCGACCCGGTCAATAGCGAGCTGCACATGCAGATCCAGAACGGGGTTCAGGCAGAGGCGCACAGGCTCGGCATGGCTCTCAGGATGTTATGGACCCACAGCCAAGGGCAGCTTGAAGAACTGGCGCGCACCTGCGCCGGGCTGCTGCTGGTCGGACCGCATGACCGCGAGGCGATCCGCGCCGCGATGGCGACCGGCACACCGATCATCCGGTTCGGCTGGGTCGATCCGCTCGAGGATGCCGATCAGGTCTCCGGGACAGATCACGAGGCAGGGCAGGCCGTGATCCAATACCTGATAGACCTCGGCCATCGTTCCATCGCCTATATCTATGGCACTCCCGGTTATCGTGGCCGCCGCGAGCGCTTTTATGGCGCCCGCGAAATTGCCGAACGTCACCCGGATGTCACGTTGCATGTCGTGCAGTTCGAGGAGGAGAATGGTTTTGCCGAAGCCTATCGCGCATTGAAGGAAAAAGGCGATCGGCCGACCGCCTTCTTCTGCGCCCATGACGGCTTGGCGCTCACCGTCGTTTCCGAACTCCTGGGCCAGGGCTATCGCATCCCCGATGATGTCTCGGTGGTCGGTTTTGGCGACTTTTCGCCGGCAAAGCAGATCTCGCCGGCTCTGACGACGGTGCGCATGGAAGGCCAGGAATGCGGAGCCGTCGGCCTGCGGCTCCTGCTCGAGCGGATCGAGACCCCGCGCCAGCCCGGAACCCCCGCCCGCAGGGTCCAGGTCGCGTCGAGGATCATCGAGCGCCGCTCCACCAGCCCGTGCAAGGACCCGACACATCCAAGCGATCACACGGTGTTTCGGCAGGAACCGCGTATAGTGCCCGTCTGA